The sequence TGCTAGGAACCAAACACGCCTGAGTCAAGATGGCAACGAGGACGAAACCCACCGGTTTTACTTGCCCAAACCCACCCCCACGAGAAAATTGCAAGTCCGTCCTCGTCCCCATCAACGAGCGCGGGGGTAACTTTTTGCCCGTCCCCTAAACCCGTCCGGTTTTTTAAAAACCACGGGGAACCCATCCACACGAGCAGTCAATGAAAATAGCAACATTTGAAAGAAAAACAGGAGCATATTACAGCAGCAGACCACGGCTAGGGGatctaggtttaggtttaggtgtGGTTCTATGTGGGAGAGAGAGGGCTGAAGAGCGAAGACACTGCATCGACCGAGGGAGGGCTTTATTTGTACTCTACGGCCTCGACGCTGGGGGCTCGTGTGCTGTGACTTTGGGCCACTTGAGTTAAGATGAATCAGTGCATGCTAAAAAACGTATTTTGACGGGTATTGTCGGGTTTGGGTGCGGGTAGTACGCAAACGGGTTTAAACCCGCAAAATATGCTGGGTTTTATAATGTACCCACCAACAGCCCCGTGGGGATAGAAACTCGTCCATCCCCATCCCTAATAGGGTAAAAATCCGCGGGGACGTGGGTTTCGGGGCCTCATTGCCATCTTGACGCGTGAGGTATGTTAGTGCTCAGACGCTTCATTTGTGAGGTAGTTTGCTTCTCAACCTTTAATTCTCTCAAGATgtaattatgctaactcaacatgccATCATCCATGGGAAACGTCCCACCTTAACATGAATCATGCATGTAACTTATATTTAATTAATATTCTACAAGTATAAAATTATCAAATATAATAAATTACATTTGTTTCAGTTTCAGTTCATATATTATTGCACAAATACTAATGTTGCATATAATCAAATCTCATTGAAATAATTACAAGTAATTTCCATAGCAATGTGCAGGGTGTCATCTCTATTTTTAGTACGTTTGTTCCATGAGAACACGCGTCTAATTCATATGATTAGCTGGGTAATAAACATCAGCCAGTTATAAGAACATAATGATTCTTCTCTGTTGAATGCTTGCATAATATTGTTATTATAATCATTATTTAGTAAGGATGCAGTGTTGTTACTTTACTTTCCTTTTACAAATGCAAACTTTATTACTAAGTTCATATATTAATTATCAATGACATGTTTAGAAGTCACTTTCACAAATCATTATTATTTCCTAAATTAGCAATAACTATATATGAAAACTAGGGTTCAAGGGGTAGCTGCACAATCATACTTTATTATAGAAAAGAGATGTGAATTATATAACAGAATCACATCAGTTTATCATATTTATACCTTTAGCAGCACCTATTTCCATGAAATATGTTTGTTCATGGTGTCCTATAATTTTCAACAGGGAGAAAGTGTGTGTTCATACGCATCGTGTCACCATGGATACTAATGGGCTCACTAGTGGAACCGATAAGTGTGTCAATCTTTTTCAATGGGCTAGATCTGCTATTACTTCTGACACTAAGGAGCAAAGGTTTCAAAATAATCTATTTGACTTGCAAAGAGACTTGCAATGCCTTTGTGACACTCTTCCTGCTATGTATAGCCTAATTAATCGAGCAGAGTGGAGAAGCCACAACGATGATGTGGTCGGGCAGCTTCCAAAACTCAAGGATGCGGTCTATGATGTTGAAGACCTTCTTGATGAGATCACATGGTACAACCATAAGGTCATAATGGAGCGCAATGAAAGCCAATTATCTTTTACAGACTTCTATAATAGCTTCAAAGAAGTCAATGTCGTCCGTGAAAGGCTAAAAACTAATTCCAAACTCCTAGAGAAAATGGGGTTGGTTGAAGTGACACTCCGGTTTGACAAAACAACTAGGCCAGAGACTAGCTCTTTCCCCAATGAAACAGAAATATTTGGTCGTGACATGGTGCTAGAGCAGATTATGAGATTGCTTGGCGTGCCTACACGTAGTAGCAAATGTTCGAAACGCAAGAGGGAAATTAATGCAGATGAAGCATCAACAAGCATATTAGCGAGTGGCCAAGTTAATGAATCAAGATTACGAGATCTTCCCGTTTTGCCCATAGTTGGAATTGGGGGTGTTGGAAAGACCACTTTGGCCCAACATATCAGTAGTCATCAAAAAGTGAAGTCTCACTTCGACACAATAATTTGGATTTGTGTCTCCGATGATTTCGATGAGAAGAGATTAACTAAAGAGGCTATAGAATCTTGTCCTGGTAATGAGGCAAGAACAAGCAATTTGAATTCTCTTCAGCATGCTCTTTCTAACCTACTGGACAACAGAAAGTTCTTGATTGTCCTCGATGATTTGTGGGATGATGCTCTGAAGGAAAATGGTCAGTGTTGGAGGAGGTTTTGTGAACCTTTGAAAAATGCACTACAAGGAAGTATGATGTTAGTCACCACCAGATCTCCAAAAGTTTCTGATTTAGTGCACACTATGGAGCCAATTATATTAGAAGGTTTAAAGGATGATGTATTTTGGAAGTTCTTCAAAGTATGTGTGTTTGGATCTGAGAGTTCTAATGATTTTCCAGATTTAGAGCTCATTGGTAGAACGATACTTCCTAAGTTGAAGGGCTCTCCTTTAGCTGCTAAAACTCTTGGACGCATGTTACGGGATGACCTTCGCACATCACATTGGAATAATATACTAGAAAGTGAACTGTGGGAGTTGGACCAAGAGACGACTGAAATTGTGCCAGCTCTTCGGTTGAGCTACATGTATTTACCATTCCACTTGAAGAGATGCTTTTCATTCTGCGCTGTGTACCCCAAAGATAAGGTGTTCGAAAAGGAGAGCTTAGCAGAAATTTGGGTGGCAGAAGGCTTTGTGAAGCATCAAGGTGTTATTCCAGTTCAAGATATTGGATGCCAATACTTTAATGACCTATTAAATCGGTCCTTCTTTCAAGAAGTTCAAGGCAAATACTTAATCCATGACTTATTGCATGATATGGCACAAAAAGTTTCAGAGGATGACTGTTTTATCGTGAAAAACAATGATGACTTCAAAAGAATTCCTCAGAATGTTCGCCATTTGTCAGTACTCTCTAGCACAAACATCAAGAATTCAAACTTATTGAGCCTACGTCACTGCAGAAAGCTCCGTACCCTTCTTTGCAACAAATCTTTAGCAAATAAAAAAACTCCAGCTAGTTTGATGGATACTTGGTGCAGCGAGCTTCTGCATATGCGCGTGATTGTTTGTGCCTCTGTGAATGAGTTACCAGATAGCGTTGGCAAATTGAAACATCTTCGGTACATTGAGGTAGCCAGAGCTTGTTCTGTCACCAATCTTCCTGCAACGATCTGTAGGCTCCACAATTTACAGGTCATATGTGTCAATAAATGCAGGCTAGAAAGCTTGCCTAGTGACTTTGGTATGTTGGTCAACCTATGGAGATTTGAATCGCAGGGATTTAAATATGGCCCAAATATTAGAAGATCCCGAAAAGAAGAATCTTTTTACGGAGTAAATCTTGATGCAGCCAGTGCTGAGCAGGGACCAGGATATAGGTTCATAAAGAATATAAAGCAACTTCGTGGACATTTGGAAATAAGTAATGTTGGCAAGCTAAGCAAGTACCATTCAGCAGAAGCCCAACTAAAGAACAAGGAATATCTTGACAAGCTGACGCTGCTGTGGGGGGATCAATCGCTGGGTGACAGAAATGACATAGAAGTCCTTCCGGATCTACAACCTCCTGCCAGTCTCAAGTCTTTAGTCCTTGAAGATTACCGAGGTGTTTCTCTTCCAACCTGGTTTCAGCCAGAAAGCCTGCCAGGCTTAACATCCGTTTCATTTGTTAGTTGTCATGGACTCGAGACGATACCTACAGTTGACATCAATAATGGCAGCATTGGTTTCTCGTCCTTGACAGATCTAATCATTAATGGGTGTCCCTGTTTATCAAGTCTCGAACAACTTCTAGATCCAACTTATCTACCAGTCATAAAGAGAATTGCAATAATGAAGTGCCTGAACCTAATATCGCTACCCACTGAAAGATTAGGGGAATTTAGTTCCCTTGAAATATTCAAGGTGGTGGAATGTGGAAAAATAAACTCCCAAAGTTTGGTTGCGCCCTCTCTCAAGAAGCTCGTGCTAGGCAACAAGGAGGCATCGTCTAATAATGATTGCGGGAATCTCACAGACAATATCCAGTGCTGCTCCCTCACCTACTTTTTCTTGTCATCCAGCCGTCTCAGGTCCATCCAACTACAGATGTGGAATCTTCCAGCTCTACAGGAATTGTGCATTTCAAATTGTCGATCTGTTACATCTATTGGGCTATATGGACAGGTCTCCACTGGGGGAAATGGCAGCGCTAGGGTATTATCATCCCTTACTTCCCTAAGCATCAACGACTGTGATGAACTATCAACCATTGATGATCTCCTAGAAAAGGAATATCTACCTGCCATTGAGATAATTTCTTTTTCTTGTTGTAAGAAATTGTTCATATGGCCTAAAACGTTTGGAGTTTTTTCCTTTCTGAAGAAGTTGAAATTTTATGACTGCCATAGAATCAAGTGGGAGGGATTGGAGTTACCATCGTCCCTCCAAAATCTTTGGATATGTTCATGTCAGGATATGCGTATGTCTTCATTTATTCCCAGCTGTCCAGAAGGCCTTCAGTCCCTTGTTTCACTAAAATTGTTGTCCTGTCGACATATGAGATCCATCCCAGGCCACCTTTGGAGCAAAACTCTCTCATCAGTCCAGAAATTGGTGATTTATAATTGTTCAGACCTTGAGTCCATTGGTGGAGCAGATGACATTTCAAAAATACCAAATGTGCGGATTGAGGACTGTCGCAAGTTGAAGGGAATAGAGCAGCCTGTGAAAAGAGGCAACTTTCTGATAGCCAAGAAGCAACAACAGCCTGTGAAAACCAGGTACGTGTGTTTAAACCAAGTCTTCTGCCGAGTGCATTCTCATAATTTGTTGCAGCTTCTTCTGTACGATTAAACACGCCAAAATGTGGGGTATATACGTTAGTACCTAAGTTTCCACAAAAACTGTCAGTCTCTGAATGTCCTGCACCTACAGCAGTAGTTCCAAATAATTCGAAGGACTAAAAGAACATGGAAATTGAGAGGAAAAAATATTATCGTTGCAGCGTGTAgtctcacttatatctttttctaTTACTTTCTGATAATTGTTTATTTCTCATGTAGCTCGAAGTCCGTCTGGTGTCCATGAGTGATTGATGAAGGGGATGGTGCTACTGTGGCTAATACCTCTGAGCCGTTGTAATCTTCTTTTGATTGTTGCTTTAATTTGTGATGTACTGCTTTTTGTAAAGACTTGATTGGGAGGGTGGATTGATTAATGCGCCAGGTTTTTTGTCCCATAGGTTATACTCGAGCAGAGTATAACTAGTGGGTTTTCCTGGCGGATGTCGAATTCGCGAACCTTTTCTGTGTTTCTGGGTATTGTTGCCGAGTATAACCAGTGCTCTGTTGATTCTGTTAAGAATTTAATTAGAAAGTGCATGATATACTGTCGCTTACTAGGCCAGAAGTGCTTTTTTATGATTGATCTCTTGTTAAGTGTACCCGTTTTAGTTCTCATAAATAAGTTGCTGATGTCAGTTTAGGTTCTGAATAACTGGTGACCACTAATGCTAGAAGTTATTAGTAGATCATGAATCCTTCATTTTGTGTTGGGTTCACCAGAAAACTGCTATTTATCACGAATCCTGCTAGTTCTGGATAATTTGGTGACTAAAAATAAATCCCCGACTTAGATATAAATGGATCACCTATGTTTTTAAGTAGTAAGAATGGAATCGAATCCTTCACAAGCCACATTTATCTCTGTTCCGTTGACCTGAAAAACTCACACAAAGTAGAAAAAAAATTATACCAAAAAAACTCTTCAGAGTTTCACCATATCTTTGCAGACTCTCAAGCAAGCATGCTTATTCATCTCAACTTCATATATATCTGCATCATTCACCTACCTTAACACCTCATCTTCTGAAAACATCTGAAAGAAAGGCATGATTTGGACATTTAAATGAGTGACAGCAAGTTTCCAAGAAATGGACATCAACATCATGCAACTGGTGATACATTCACAAAATAGTACGTGCAGTTTACCTCACAAGGACCGTAAACTTCTTCAGGCCACCATATTATTTTCAGCACTGTTGTAATTTTCAGTAAGCTCCAATCCTCACAGTTGATGCCACACACATCCATAATGACATCACCTGCATCGTGCAGGGCTGTAGAGTAATCCTTCTCAACAGAATCGCGCGCAAACAAGGCAGCAGCCATCTCAACAATTTAGCCCTGAAGATGATCGAGGATGACGGCGGGCGAGTGGCTGACCTGAAGCGGCGACTCGCGACCGAGGAGCAGCGGGCTCGCCTGGCCGCTTCGTCACCGGAAGGGGAGGAAGAGAGCCCTTGCATCGCCGCTCGCGTCTTCATTGCCGGAGGCGGAGGAGACAGCCCGCCCGTGTCGCCGCCGCTGAGGTTTTTTGCTTTGCGGCCGCGTATGGAAGAATTTACGGAGTCGATTACGTTAGGGACAGTATATACATGCTTCTAATTTCTTCCTTCCTACAAGCAGCCCACTGAGGCCCAGTAGCCATTGGACACGGTCCGGGACGGTCCAGTCCCGGTCCGAGCCGTCGGTTGGACCGCCTGCCGGCgctccggtccggaccggaccgagcaggGCAGTGGTCCTGATTTCACGGACTGGGCCGGCAGGCGTGAAGCTCGGTGCGGACCGGCGGTCCTCATGGTCCCGGCGACGTCCaatcactgccatgtgggcccaggGTGTCGGAGAGGTCGTTGGAGTAGCAGCACGGTGGCCGGAGCCGGAGATGACACACCTGAGGCGTGGCGGCACGAgggagaggcacgggagagagagggagtcgCACGGCTGCGCGGCCGCGCGGGGGAGAGGGCGAGCAGCCGCGCGAGGGAGCGGCGGCGCGAGGTAGAGGCGTGGCGGCGCAAGGTGGAGGGGCGCGGTACCGGGGAGAGGGAGGCAACGCAGGGGAGAGAGGAAGCAGCCCGTGCGGCGCCATGGGCATGGACGTGGACGGCGGCTAGGTCACGCACGCACCGTGTATATGTATTGGGCTCTCCAAATTAGCTCTaattgggctgggccttcggtcctCCGAGCCGGACCGAGCTTTTAGCAGACCGGACCGAACGAATTTCGGTCTCCTTTTCACATACCGGACCGGCCATGTTATTTAGCGAGCCAAGACCGTACGGTCCGGTCCATAACGAGCCGCGAGCCGGGCCAAAAGCCCGCTCGCCACGTCCACCCTGAGTAGCCAACAGAGAAAGGAAAAATCGAAGGAGCTTCTTATTTGTTCATTTTTGGACCATATATATACTGCTAAGTTTATGAATCTATTGTCACAGACCTTGCGCGCTCACGCTTCATTCCTAGATGTGCTTCTGTAAAAAAGAATCCGTTCTCCAGATGACTTTCTTCTCTATAAGAAGTTTGGTCACCTTCCAATTGGAATTGCTGCATATAACAGCAGGGATGGCCCCTACTGTATCCTTCTGATGTGAAACATTTGATGTCAAGTTTATTGTGGCGTGTGAAATAAGTAGTTGATGGTGCAATCATAAGTAGAGTGAAGTGGGTTAATAAGATGTTTAGATCATCACTTATTTTTTTCATGGTTGATGGTTACTTGTTTTCTCGCATTGTATATTTTCGGTATATATCAAGACTATTTTtcaatacatgtttaacatttttgaaatatagGATCAACATTTTTTAAAGTTTATATTCTTATGTTCAATTTTTTATTACATGTTCTACATTTTGCGTGTACACCAGAACATTTTTTGTATGCGTTTCACATTTCTGAAATAGATGATTAAcagtttttcattttcttttcgttTGATGACTAACTTTTCTCATGCACATTGTATATATGTATGAGGAATAAGTTTTTATACATGTTTACCATTtgaaatatatgattaacattttttatacaagatgaacatttattcgattgcttgatcaacattttttaaatacatgaacaaATTTTTACATACACGttgtatattttttatatattgaTTTTCCGTGTATATGAGAAACAGTTTtaatatacacatttaacatttttcaaatgctatattaacaattttttttaaaaatgtagATATACTCAAAACATTTTAAAAagttaaaaaattatatatatataatcaaaacATTTTAAgtaaaaaagtaagaaaataaaaaatgagagtaaaaaatcaaaaagaaaaaacatGGAAAAGAAACGAGGCTGTGGATGCctgcgagctgggccggcccagtcttgCTCTCCCACAGGCGAAGCAGCCTACGTCTCGCGTCAAGCTAGATATAGGCGCGCCCGAAAATCTTGGAGGTGAATAGGGAACTATGCTTTCTGAGTGTGGTGTTTTAGTGCTCGGGttccatggagccctttatttgaatcattcaaaaatcacatTCCGAAgtatgaaaaaaaacaaaaaatggacaTGTGTGTAAATTGTCAGGAGAAAATACATTGTTTCACGAGCTACACAAAAAAGTTAAAATCATTGGTTTTATATGGTGAACAATGCCGTTTTCAAGATCACCAAATTTTCATTTTGGTATAGCTCACTGTCAATGTATTTTCTCATGAAACCCCAAAAAAGTTAAAATTGTTGGTTTTATATGGTGAACAATGCCGTTTTCAAGATCACCAAATCGTTGGTTTTATATGGTGAACATGCAGTATACATCCCTACGACATTGTGTATTTTTTTCAGAATATTTGAAAACATTGAaacatttgttttgaatttttcaaaaaacaaTGCTCAATGGAGATAGGGCACCAAAATTTCTGACTTTACATTTCTTAGATGGAAGAAAATATTAGTGTTTTCCTCTTTgattattaaataaaataaaacgtAAAATCCCAAGGTAAAATCATCGACTGTAAAATGGAGTAATCAAGTAGTCACTTGGACGATAGCAATAATTCTACAAATAAAAATCTCCAAGTCGTGGTTGCAAGTCAATGTTGATCGGTTCTTGTCCATTCTTTCGCTGCCACCAAGTTGGCGAGCTGTCAATTTGTTATCACTTCGCAGGGGACATTTTGATCACCACTTGTTTTCATTTTATATTCCCATTCCACTATATATTGTATAGGTATAGAGCTGAATTTTCTTGGCCGGTCTACATCGCAATCAGTAGATGTTTGTGTAGACGTGAGGAGTTTCCATGTCGTCTTCTTACTGCCTTCTCTTCCCTGCCTCTCGGGCCATATGTGACAGCCCATCCTGTGGTGGCTAACCATAGGGAGGAGATTAAGGTCCGTCCCATCTGCACGGTGGGAACACAAGACAAGCAGAGCTCGATCAACGACTGAAGGTTAAGCTCATCGACTCCGATGCCAGGTATCTGAGTCAGAGTGCATGTAAGAAGAACAAGGTATATAAACATGTTTATTCTTTTTTTAAATCATAAGCAATTCTTTGTGAAAGTTATGCATATATACAACGTTTCCGCTTATCTGAAACGATTTCCGTGTTATTAGATTATGGGGACATGAAGGCTCGTCCTAGCCGCCAGCCGGAGATATAGGGTACTATGGCGAGCAATTTACAGAACAAAAGTCCACTCACAAGGGAGTTTCGACTCGAGTTCTTACAAAGTATTACGAATAATTTTTCTGACGACCGTATAATTGGCAAGGGTGGGTTTGGAGTAGTTTACAAGGTGCGATTTTTAATTATGTTTTGTATTTTCTTACCTGATCTGCTACTGCAAACTTCAAGTACCCATGTGCCATATGATGAAGAAATACTTAACAGGGAGTATTGAACAATGGGGAAGAGATTGCCCTGAAGAAGCTTAATCACACAGGGCTTGACGACAAGGAATTTACAAATGAGTTCAATAACATTATTAGGGCTCATCATCAAAACATTGTACAGTTTGCTGGCTATTGCTACCATCCAGGTACTAGCTGGATAATGCACGATGGACAATATATCTTTGCTCATGAGCCAATAAGAATTCTTTGCTTTGAATATTTGCACGGTGGAAACCTTGAGAGTCTCCTTTCTGGTACGACTGTGCCCTAATAAGACTATCTTATTTTGCATGAAAAGAAGCATTATAGAAATTTACGACCTCTTTCAATCTCTCAATTGACATCTTTGAATACATTACTGTTTATTTCTACAGATGAGCAGCCATGCAGACCTGATTGGCAGACATGTTACAAAATAATTAAGGGAGTCAGTCAGGGTTTGAATTATCTTCATAATGCACATGAAGAATCTATTTATCATCTAGACTTAAAGCCGGCCAATGTATTGCTGGACAAGAATATGATTCCGAAAATTGGAGATTTTGGTATATCAAGAATCTTCTCATTAACAAAAACCATTACCACTGCAACACGAATGATGGGGACACTGTGAGTTGGTACCTTATGATAATTTGGTATATAACTTCGTAGCAAATTAAATGGATATGATACCATGCAGGGGATACATGCCACCAGAATATATCAACAAACAAGAAATCTCACCAAAATATGACGTGTTCAGTTTGGGTGCCGTAGTCATACAAATAATGGCTGGACGCCAGAGGTACCGCGATTGTGGAAGTATTTCAAATGAGAAAATCATTGAGCTTGTAAGAAAAAAAAAGAGTTTCTGAATCATGAATACTCGTCTATCTTAAATTAATGTTTGGTCTTATTCTTGCTCAATACATGTATGCAGTATGTCAACATTTTGTTTTGACATTGCAGGTATGTGAGAAATGGCGAAAGCTACATCCAACAATGTCGTCACACACATGGCTAGAAATCCAGACATGCATCGAAATAGCATTAAGATGTTTGGAGGATGACCAAGATAAACGACCGACTATAAAAGAGATTGTCGGTGAACTTAATAGGATTGGTATTGAAACGCTGTCACTTTCAAACGAGGTATTGAAAGATTTGTGATACTTATACTCTAGCTATTGATACCTTTGTTTATGAAACAGTAGGAGCTACAATACTGGAAAACATTTTTTTCCCTCAGGATATGTCAAACGTACTCCCTCCCTCCTGGTATATAAGACCTGAACGTATTTTTTTATAGGAATACACATGAGCATCAAAAAACCGAAAGAGAGGGAGCAATTAGATAATACTCTGTAGCTTAAAAAAATTGAGTTCATTACCCCGTTGTTGGATCTACATCAATATCTCAGCACAACATTTTCCTAGATGAATTAATCATGAATATTTATCCCGGACAGCAAAATATACTatatcaactactccctccgttccataatataagatctTATTACACCCAATATATAA comes from Triticum aestivum cultivar Chinese Spring chromosome 5B, IWGSC CS RefSeq v2.1, whole genome shotgun sequence and encodes:
- the LOC123114290 gene encoding putative disease resistance protein RGA1 isoform X1 gives rise to the protein MASPMTREFTLDFLQHITNNFAEDRIIGKGGFAVVYKGVLDNGEEIALKKLTHIGPEDTKFADEFNNIIRAHHQNIVQYVGYCYHPGRWIEHNEQYIFVHEPTRILCFEYLHRGDLERHLSDKQPCGLDWQTCYNIIKGVCAGLNYLHSVHIYHLDLKPENILLDNNMMPKIGDFGISRIVPSTKTITTTKGTLRGTMGFMPPEYIDKQEISSKYDMFSLGAIIIQIMAGRQNYWNCGRVPSETFIELVRKIWRKKLHPTMSSHTWQEVNTCVRIGLRCLQDDRHKRPTIREIVDELKSIDIKNISPTDEIIDELNQNDRIATEKFSLADEATNLQMRVALAYNHYKYSASIGVHDSSSRLKSPADLMNYEQEPVMRDPEQESPAIGGLADLTQMDGNCCSNNPNLREKVCVHTHRVTMDTNGLTSGTDKCVNLFQWARSAITSDTKEQRFQNNLFDLQRDLQCLCDTLPAMYSLINRAEWRSHNDDVVGQLPKLKDAVYDVEDLLDEITWYNHKVIMERNESQLSFTDFYNSFKEVNVVRERLKTNSKLLEKMGLVEVTLRFDKTTRPETSSFPNETEIFGRDMVLEQIMRLLGVPTRSSKCSKRKREINADEASTSILASGQVNESRLRDLPVLPIVGIGGVGKTTLAQHISSHQKVKSHFDTIIWICVSDDFDEKRLTKEAIESCPGNEARTSNLNSLQHALSNLLDNRKFLIVLDDLWDDALKENGQCWRRFCEPLKNALQGSMMLVTTRSPKVSDLVHTMEPIILEGLKDDVFWKFFKVCVFGSESSNDFPDLELIGRTILPKLKGSPLAAKTLGRMLRDDLRTSHWNNILESELWELDQETTEIVPALRLSYMYLPFHLKRCFSFCAVYPKDKVFEKESLAEIWVAEGFVKHQGVIPVQDIGCQYFNDLLNRSFFQEVQGKYLIHDLLHDMAQKVSEDDCFIVKNNDDFKRIPQNVRHLSVLSSTNIKNSNLLSLRHCRKLRTLLCNKSLANKKTPASLMDTWCSELLHMRVIVCASVNELPDSVGKLKHLRYIEVARACSVTNLPATICRLHNLQVICVNKCRLESLPSDFGMLVNLWRFESQGFKYGPNIRRSRKEESFYGVNLDAASAEQGPGYRFIKNIKQLRGHLEISNVGKLSKYHSAEAQLKNKEYLDKLTLLWGDQSLGDRNDIEVLPDLQPPASLKSLVLEDYRGVSLPTWFQPESLPGLTSVSFVSCHGLETIPTVDINNGSIGFSSLTDLIINGCPCLSSLEQLLDPTYLPVIKRIAIMKCLNLISLPTERLGEFSSLEIFKVVECGKINSQSLVAPSLKKLVLGNKEASSNNDCGNLTDNIQCCSLTYFFLSSSRLRSIQLQMWNLPALQELCISNCRSVTSIGLYGQVSTGGNGSARVLSSLTSLSINDCDELSTIDDLLEKEYLPAIEIISFSCCKKLFIWPKTFGVFSFLKKLKFYDCHRIKWEGLELPSSLQNLWICSCQDMRMSSFIPSCPEGLQSLVSLKLLSCRHMRSIPGHLWSKTLSSVQKLVIYNCSDLESIGGADDISKIPNVRIEDCRKLKGIEQPVKRGNFLIAKKQQQPVKTSSKSVWCP
- the LOC123114290 gene encoding putative disease resistance protein RGA1 isoform X2, whose amino-acid sequence is MASPMTREFTLDFLQHITNNFAEDRIIGKGGFAVVYKGVLDNGEEIALKKLTHIGPEDTKFADEFNNIIRAHHQNIVQYVGYCYHPGRWIEHNEQYIFVHEPTRILCFEYLHRGDLERHLSDKQPCGLDWQTCYNIIKGVCAGLNYLHSVHIYHLDLKPENILLDNNMMPKIGDFGISRIVPSTKTITTTKGTLRGTMGFMPPEYIDKQEISSKYDMFSLGAIIIQIMAGRQNYWNCGRVPSETFIELVRKIWRKKLHPTMSSHTWQEVNTCVRIGLRCLQDDRHKRPTIREIVDELKSIDIKNISPTDEIIDELNQNDRIATEKFSLADEATNLQMRVALAYNHYKYSASIGVHDSSSRLKSPADLMNYEQEPVMRDPEQESPAIGGLADLTQMDGNCCSNNPNLREKVCVHTHRVTMDTNGLTSGTDKCVNLFQWARSAITSDTKEQSLINRAEWRSHNDDVVGQLPKLKDAVYDVEDLLDEITWYNHKVIMERNESQLSFTDFYNSFKEVNVVRERLKTNSKLLEKMGLVEVTLRFDKTTRPETSSFPNETEIFGRDMVLEQIMRLLGVPTRSSKCSKRKREINADEASTSILASGQVNESRLRDLPVLPIVGIGGVGKTTLAQHISSHQKVKSHFDTIIWICVSDDFDEKRLTKEAIESCPGNEARTSNLNSLQHALSNLLDNRKFLIVLDDLWDDALKENGQCWRRFCEPLKNALQGSMMLVTTRSPKVSDLVHTMEPIILEGLKDDVFWKFFKVCVFGSESSNDFPDLELIGRTILPKLKGSPLAAKTLGRMLRDDLRTSHWNNILESELWELDQETTEIVPALRLSYMYLPFHLKRCFSFCAVYPKDKVFEKESLAEIWVAEGFVKHQGVIPVQDIGCQYFNDLLNRSFFQEVQGKYLIHDLLHDMAQKVSEDDCFIVKNNDDFKRIPQNVRHLSVLSSTNIKNSNLLSLRHCRKLRTLLCNKSLANKKTPASLMDTWCSELLHMRVIVCASVNELPDSVGKLKHLRYIEVARACSVTNLPATICRLHNLQVICVNKCRLESLPSDFGMLVNLWRFESQGFKYGPNIRRSRKEESFYGVNLDAASAEQGPGYRFIKNIKQLRGHLEISNVGKLSKYHSAEAQLKNKEYLDKLTLLWGDQSLGDRNDIEVLPDLQPPASLKSLVLEDYRGVSLPTWFQPESLPGLTSVSFVSCHGLETIPTVDINNGSIGFSSLTDLIINGCPCLSSLEQLLDPTYLPVIKRIAIMKCLNLISLPTERLGEFSSLEIFKVVECGKINSQSLVAPSLKKLVLGNKEASSNNDCGNLTDNIQCCSLTYFFLSSSRLRSIQLQMWNLPALQELCISNCRSVTSIGLYGQVSTGGNGSARVLSSLTSLSINDCDELSTIDDLLEKEYLPAIEIISFSCCKKLFIWPKTFGVFSFLKKLKFYDCHRIKWEGLELPSSLQNLWICSCQDMRMSSFIPSCPEGLQSLVSLKLLSCRHMRSIPGHLWSKTLSSVQKLVIYNCSDLESIGGADDISKIPNVRIEDCRKLKGIEQPVKRGNFLIAKKQQQPVKTSSKSVWCP